Proteins encoded together in one Gammaproteobacteria bacterium window:
- a CDS encoding PilT/PilU family type 4a pilus ATPase yields MEFKDYLKILVLKEGSDLYLTTGAYPSIKTQGVLTPIESSPLPPGRVKAMAMALMNEEQQASFAQAPEMNLAVSEHGTGRFRVNIFQQRHEVGMVVRSINTVIPSIESLGLPQILKKQIMEKRGLILFVGGTGSGKSTSLASLIDYRNTNSGGHIITIEDPIEFVHSHKKSIINQREIGFDTNSYADALKNTLRQAPDVILIGEIRDRETMEHAIAFAETGHLVLSTLHANSANQAFGRIINFFPEERRQQLLSDLSLNMRAFISQRLV; encoded by the coding sequence ATGGAATTTAAAGATTATCTCAAAATATTGGTTCTCAAAGAAGGCTCCGATCTGTATTTAACCACAGGTGCGTACCCCAGTATTAAAACACAGGGGGTATTAACGCCTATAGAAAGCTCACCCTTGCCACCAGGTCGGGTTAAAGCCATGGCAATGGCCTTAATGAATGAAGAGCAACAAGCATCGTTTGCACAAGCGCCTGAAATGAACTTGGCAGTATCCGAACACGGTACCGGTCGCTTTCGTGTCAATATCTTTCAGCAACGCCATGAAGTCGGCATGGTGGTACGCTCCATCAATACAGTTATCCCCAGCATTGAAAGCCTAGGTTTGCCGCAGATACTGAAGAAGCAAATCATGGAAAAACGTGGCCTGATTCTGTTTGTCGGGGGCACAGGATCCGGTAAATCAACGTCTCTGGCCTCGCTCATTGATTACCGAAACACCAATAGCGGTGGCCACATTATCACCATTGAAGACCCTATCGAGTTTGTTCACAGTCACAAAAAATCGATTATTAATCAGCGTGAAATCGGCTTTGATACCAATAGCTACGCCGATGCACTGAAAAATACCTTACGCCAAGCGCCGGACGTTATTCTCATTGGTGAAATTCGTGATCGCGAAACCATGGAGCACGCCATCGCTTTTGCTGAAACGGGTCACCTTGTATTATCAACATTGCACGCTAATAGTGCTAACCAGGCCTTTGGTCGTATTATTAATTTCTTCCCAGAAGAACGTCGCCAGCAGTTGCTATCTGATCTATCGTTGAATATGCGTGCTTTTATTTCACAACGCCTAGT
- a CDS encoding branched-chain amino acid transaminase has product MDDRDGVIWFDGELVPWRDAKIHVLTHTLHYGLGVFEGLRAYKTGKGAAIFRLQEHTDRLFDSAHILNMPMPYSKDEINAAVIQAVAENNLDSGYIRPMCFYGSEGMGLRADNLKTHVIVAAWAWGSYMGEENMAKGIRVRTSSYTRHRTNITMCRAKTNGNYVNSMMALSEALAVGCDEALLLDVDGFVAEGSGENIFIIKNNILYTPDLSSALDGITRDTMFTLARESGYEVIEKRISRDEVYVADEAFFTGSAAEVTPIRELDGRAIGQGGRGPVTEELQALYFDQVHGRRTEHAQWLSYVNS; this is encoded by the coding sequence ATGGATGATCGTGACGGCGTCATTTGGTTTGACGGCGAGCTGGTACCTTGGCGTGATGCCAAGATACATGTTTTAACGCATACCCTGCATTATGGTTTAGGAGTGTTTGAAGGCCTGCGCGCCTATAAAACAGGGAAAGGTGCTGCGATTTTTCGACTGCAAGAGCACACTGATCGTTTGTTTGATTCAGCGCATATTCTTAATATGCCTATGCCTTATAGCAAGGATGAAATCAATGCGGCTGTTATTCAGGCGGTTGCTGAAAATAATCTGGATTCGGGCTATATCCGCCCAATGTGCTTTTATGGCTCCGAAGGCATGGGTCTGCGCGCCGATAATCTAAAAACCCATGTCATTGTCGCCGCCTGGGCTTGGGGCTCTTATATGGGCGAAGAGAATATGGCCAAAGGTATCCGAGTACGGACATCTTCGTATACACGCCATCGTACGAATATCACCATGTGCCGTGCCAAGACCAATGGTAATTATGTTAATTCAATGATGGCGCTGAGCGAAGCCTTAGCAGTTGGCTGTGATGAGGCTTTGTTGCTTGATGTTGATGGATTCGTTGCCGAAGGCAGTGGCGAGAATATTTTCATCATAAAAAATAATATCCTGTATACGCCAGATTTGAGCTCTGCCTTGGATGGTATTACGCGTGATACCATGTTTACCTTGGCGCGCGAATCAGGCTATGAGGTGATAGAAAAACGTATTAGTCGTGATGAAGTCTATGTTGCTGATGAGGCCTTTTTTACCGGCAGTGCAGCCGAAGTAACACCCATTCGCGAGCTTGATGGGCGTGCCATTGGCCAGGGTGGTCGTGGTCCAGTGACCGAAGAGTTGCAAGCATTGTACTTTGACCAAGTTCATGGGCGCCGCACTGAACATGCACAATGGTTGAGTTACGTTAACAGCTAG
- a CDS encoding zinc-finger domain-containing protein yields MNTPGNTSGNTDLIEPNAQNRYEVTQADLPLHCPMPSMSLWNSHPRVFLQVEEKGEVKCPYCGADYILVEQS; encoded by the coding sequence ATGAATACACCGGGAAATACATCGGGCAACACCGATCTTATTGAGCCGAATGCGCAAAACCGCTATGAAGTGACTCAAGCAGACTTGCCATTACATTGCCCTATGCCCAGCATGAGCCTATGGAACTCGCATCCGCGAGTATTTTTGCAAGTTGAAGAAAAAGGTGAAGTGAAGTGCCCATATTGTGGCGCTGACTACATCTTGGTTGAGCAGAGTTAA
- a CDS encoding O-antigen ligase family protein, translating into MAEYPRLSKAVYLLLVALFLFSFVSKAGINIFSGLAYLCSVVLLWRLGLRSLRDYPWWVLFLIPVLIGIPLAALTEAGGIYEIGQYLTRFKFFILPIAIILVARNKNASMGLLVAVWVSALIATLYGFSQSEQRVLGGFEGFHFILRNADMLVIVILTLIVFLFDEHFRQQYGNWFWVLFLSLLLLSAGLLMSAARGAWLGCFLGMVVFSLLFYRRFLIIIAIAIVASLFFLGESEFIHEAKSIFDFSANFSNNARLQLWQAGWDFSQKQFWFGAGYSQVEPLFLDHFFSQSVSYQQQYALAVLFPWDFHNSYLQILVEWGAVFFGIFMLCGAVLLVNLYRSIHRTMKENCAVVKAAVVVSFGYLPIQFFHNELYGYGTVIYLLLLTVALSAKTWGSSEQGLQSSEIDAA; encoded by the coding sequence TTGGCTGAATATCCTCGTTTATCTAAAGCTGTATATTTATTGCTCGTTGCCCTATTTTTATTTAGCTTTGTTTCCAAAGCGGGCATAAATATTTTTTCTGGGTTGGCTTATCTATGTTCCGTGGTTTTGCTTTGGCGGCTTGGCTTGAGATCGTTGCGCGATTACCCGTGGTGGGTGCTTTTTTTAATACCCGTTTTAATAGGGATACCGCTGGCAGCGTTAACTGAAGCAGGTGGAATCTACGAAATAGGGCAATATCTAACGCGTTTTAAATTTTTCATTTTACCTATAGCCATTATCTTGGTAGCTCGTAACAAAAACGCCTCAATGGGTTTGCTTGTTGCTGTATGGGTGTCTGCGCTAATAGCTACTCTTTATGGATTCAGCCAGTCCGAGCAAAGAGTGTTAGGAGGGTTTGAAGGTTTTCACTTTATTCTACGTAACGCAGATATGTTGGTTATTGTCATATTGACGTTAATAGTATTTTTATTTGACGAGCATTTTAGACAGCAATATGGCAATTGGTTCTGGGTACTATTTCTATCGCTACTATTATTAAGCGCTGGGTTACTAATGAGCGCTGCTCGTGGGGCCTGGCTAGGGTGTTTTCTTGGTATGGTGGTGTTCAGCCTTCTATTCTATAGACGATTCCTTATCATTATTGCCATTGCTATTGTTGCATCACTATTTTTTCTCGGTGAGAGTGAGTTTATACATGAAGCTAAATCAATATTTGATTTTAGCGCTAATTTTTCCAATAACGCGAGACTTCAACTATGGCAAGCAGGGTGGGATTTCTCACAGAAACAATTTTGGTTTGGAGCGGGTTATTCTCAGGTAGAACCATTATTTCTAGATCACTTTTTTAGTCAATCAGTTAGTTATCAACAACAGTACGCTCTTGCAGTCTTATTTCCATGGGATTTTCACAATAGTTATTTACAGATATTAGTAGAATGGGGCGCAGTTTTCTTTGGCATATTTATGCTCTGCGGCGCCGTGTTACTTGTTAACCTATACCGCTCTATACATAGAACGATGAAAGAAAATTGTGCGGTTGTGAAAGCGGCAGTCGTTGTTTCTTTTGGTTATCTGCCCATACAGTTCTTTCATAACGAACTTTATGGTTACGGTACGGTTATTTATTTATTATTGTTGACCGTAGCCTTGTCTGCAAAAACATGGGGATCCTCTGAGCAGGGCTTGCAGAGTAGTGAAATAGATGCTGCTTAG
- a CDS encoding glycosyltransferase family 2 protein encodes MSYQLSVIIITKNEQDRLDRCLRSVADIADEIIVLDSGSTDNSVAIAQTYTDKVYITDWPGYGPQKQRALDMTMYDWVLSIDADEVLTPELADEIQTILATSPVEVSFKIQWAVMLFGKQLDYGRSARFVERLFRREGAQFSDDLVHEKIILPKGKTSKLKNRLLHYSNRDFEHLLNKASLYANLGAEKRHKAGRYGGGLAVAALRSVWVFFQIYIFRLGIIDGGRGFLMAMIYAQYTFNKYAGAWAMREDEKRK; translated from the coding sequence GTGTCCTATCAATTATCAGTCATTATTATTACAAAAAATGAACAAGACCGGCTTGATCGATGTTTGCGCTCAGTCGCCGATATCGCAGACGAGATCATTGTGTTGGACAGTGGCAGTACGGATAATTCGGTAGCTATTGCGCAAACCTACACCGATAAAGTTTATATTACGGATTGGCCAGGTTATGGCCCGCAAAAGCAACGCGCTCTCGATATGACCATGTATGACTGGGTCTTGTCTATCGATGCTGATGAAGTCCTTACACCGGAGCTTGCAGATGAAATTCAAACCATACTTGCCACATCACCTGTAGAAGTGTCCTTTAAGATTCAATGGGCGGTGATGTTATTTGGCAAACAACTTGATTATGGTCGCAGCGCCCGTTTTGTTGAACGTTTATTCCGGCGCGAAGGCGCACAGTTTAGTGATGATTTAGTCCATGAAAAGATAATCCTACCTAAAGGTAAAACGTCTAAGCTAAAAAATCGTTTACTGCATTATTCAAACCGCGACTTTGAACATTTACTTAATAAGGCAAGTTTATATGCCAATCTTGGTGCAGAAAAAAGACATAAAGCAGGTCGTTATGGTGGCGGGCTTGCTGTCGCAGCACTGAGGTCAGTTTGGGTATTCTTTCAAATTTATATATTTCGCTTGGGGATCATTGATGGCGGGCGCGGTTTTTTAATGGCCATGATTTACGCGCAATACACCTTTAATAAATACGCTGGTGCTTGGGCCATGCGTGAAGATGAAAAACGTAAATAA